GAAGGTCGATGCCATCCTCGAGATCGCTGATCGACACGGCGTCACGGTCACCTCGCCGCGTGCACGCGCGCAGCGGGCCGGTATCGTCGCGCTCACGCCGGAGGAGCCGGCACGGTTGGCCGCGGCCCTCGCGAATGCCGGAGTCGTCGTCACCGCACGGGGCGCGTCGGTGCGCATCGCTCCGCACGCGGGAACGGATGCGGGCACGATCGCCCTGCTCGACGACGCGCTCGCGGCATTCGGTAACGAGACGTTCATCAGCGCGTAACGAATCGCTGGCGTGTCGAGTCGAGGTTATGCCGGTGACTGGTCGTAGCTTCTAGGCATCGGGCAAGGAGCCCGGTCGAGTCGGCCTTCAGGTTCGCGACTCGTGGCCCCCTGGTCGACTCGTTCGCATAGCCGGGAATTCTCCCGGGTCGGGAGTGGGTCGTGACCTCACGTACAGCGCAGCAGTCCACCAGCACCGCGCAGCAGTCCACCCGTAGGACGACGAGTCGGGCATCGTCCGCAGATCCCGATCAGGATCTGCGCACCTATGTGCTCGACACCTCGGTTCTGCTGAGCGATCCGCAGGCGTTCTTCCGGTTCGCCGAGCACTCGGTCGTGCTCCCGGTGGTCGTCATCTCCGAACTCGAGGGCAAGCGCCACGACCCGGAGATCGGCTACTTCGCCCGCCAGGCGCTGCGTCATCTCGACGATCTGCGCATCGAGCACGGACGACTGGACTTCCCGGTGGAGGTCGGCGAGGGCGGCACCCTCCGGGTCGAGCTCGCGAACACGGACGTGTCGATCCTTCCCGCCGGCATCCGGCTGAGCGACAACGACTCCCGCATCCTGTCGGTCGCCATGCACCTGGCGCAGGACGGTCAGGACGTGACGATCGTCTCGAAGGATCTGCCCATGCGCGTGAAGGCCGCGTCACTCGGTCTCCGCGCGGAGGAGTACCTCGCTGAGCAGGCCGTGGATTCCGGATGGACGGGCATCACCACGCTTGCTCTGTCGGGCGACGACATCAGCGACCTCTACGAGAGCGAGGTCGGGATCAGCGAGGATGCTCGCGGACTCCCGGTGAACACCGGCCTGATCATCCACTCCGAACGGGGATCGGCGCTCGGCCGGGTGACCGGCGACGGCGAGTACCGGCTCGTGCGCGGCGACCGCGACATCTTCGGCATGCACGGACGGTCCGCGGAACAGCGGATCGCGATCGACATGCTCGTCGACCCCGAGGTCGGCATCGTCTCGCTCGGTGGACGAGCCGGTACCGGCAAGTCGGCACTCGCACTGTGCGCGGGCCTGGAGGCCGTGCTGGAGCGTCAGCAGCAGAAGAAGATCATCGTGTTCCGCCCGCTGTTCGCGGTGGGCGGTCAGGAGCTCGGATACCTGCCGGGTGACCAGGGCGAGAAGATGGGGCCGTGGGGGCAGGCGGTGTTCGACACGCTCGGTTCGGTGGTGTCGGGGAACGTCGTCGAGGAGGTCATCGAGAGGGGCCTTCTGGAGGTGCTCCCGCTCACGCACATCCGTGGTCGCTCCCTGCACGACGCCTTCGTGATCGTCGACGAGGCGCAGTCGCTCGAGCGCAACGTGCTCCTGACGGTTCTGAGCCGCATGGGCCAGAACTCGCGGGTGATCCTCACGCATGATGTCGGACAACGGGACAACCTCCGCGTGGGGCGTCACGACGGCATCGCCAGCGTGATCGAGACCTTGAAGGGGCACGAGCTGTTCGGACATGTGACGCTGATGCGCTCGGAGCGCTCGGCGATCGCCGCACTCGTCACCGAGCTGCTGGAGGGCGGAGAGCTCAGCTGACGGCAGGCGACAGCGGATGCCGTGCACTCGGCATCCGCTGTTCTGCGTCCGGGGGACGGATGCACGGTTCGGGTACACCTGCACGGTGGATTCGACTGTTCGGCCGTGCATCCGTGCACTGGTCGTGCACCTGTACCCGGTCAGGCGCGGTCGGCGA
The sequence above is drawn from the Candidatus Microbacterium colombiense genome and encodes:
- a CDS encoding PhoH family protein is translated as MRTYVLDTSVLLSDPQAFFRFAEHSVVLPVVVISELEGKRHDPEIGYFARQALRHLDDLRIEHGRLDFPVEVGEGGTLRVELANTDVSILPAGIRLSDNDSRILSVAMHLAQDGQDVTIVSKDLPMRVKAASLGLRAEEYLAEQAVDSGWTGITTLALSGDDISDLYESEVGISEDARGLPVNTGLIIHSERGSALGRVTGDGEYRLVRGDRDIFGMHGRSAEQRIAIDMLVDPEVGIVSLGGRAGTGKSALALCAGLEAVLERQQQKKIIVFRPLFAVGGQELGYLPGDQGEKMGPWGQAVFDTLGSVVSGNVVEEVIERGLLEVLPLTHIRGRSLHDAFVIVDEAQSLERNVLLTVLSRMGQNSRVILTHDVGQRDNLRVGRHDGIASVIETLKGHELFGHVTLMRSERSAIAALVTELLEGGELS